In Capsicum annuum cultivar UCD-10X-F1 chromosome 7, UCD10Xv1.1, whole genome shotgun sequence, one genomic interval encodes:
- the LOC107877118 gene encoding protein JINGUBANG produces MFVDTSHLPPKLGNIIHSDPNISTSHIEDDGDNNNYNARHSSFSAYEANRLSGEGSPMMMSPWNQGSPWSKFDDGSNTQNIPLINGLIGSLVREEGHIYSLATKNDLLYTGSDSKNIRVWKNLKEFAAFKSNSGLVKAIIISGEKIFTGHQDGKVRVWKIQTKDSGTYKRAGTLPSFFDIFKASIKPSNYVEVKRNRSGLWIKHVDAISCLSMDQTRGLLYSASWDRTFKVWNIDNSKCIESVKAHDDAVNSVVISVEGIVYTGSADGTVKVWQRENSGKHPKHIFVQTLLNQECAVTALAVSKSGSVVYCGSSDGVVNFWEREKQLSHGGVLKGHKLAILCLAAAGNLVLSGSADKTICVWIRDKSVHTLLSVLTGHNGPVKCLAVEEDKDSTGSDQKWVVYSGSLDKSVKVWSVSEKAPMMMQNNMHGDNVTWNSVSSAKY; encoded by the exons ATGTTTGTCGATACAAGCCATTTGCCTCCTAAATTAGGAAATATCATTCACTCAGATCCCAACATATCAACCTCACATATTGAGGATGACGGagataataataattacaatGCAAGACACAGTAGTTTCTCAGCTTATGAAGCCAATCGTCTTAGTGGTGAAGGCTCGCCTATGATGATGTCCCCATGGAATCAAGGCTCCCCTTGGTCCAAATTTGATGATGGTAGTAACACCCAAAATATTCCTCTAATTAACGGCCTTATTGGCTCACTTGTGCGGGAAGAGGGTCATATTTATTCTTTGGCGACCAAAAACGATCTTCTCTACACAGGCTCCGATAGCAAGAACATACGTGTGTGGAAGAACCTCAAGGAATTTGCAGCTTTCAAATCCAATAGCGGCCTTGTAAAAGCAATTATTATCTCAGGAGAGAAAATATTCACGGGTCATCAAGATGGAAAAGTGCGTGTTTGGAAGATCCAAACAAAGGATTCGGGTACCTACAAACGTGCTGGTACTTTGCCTAGcttctttgatatttttaaagcATCCATAAAGCCTAGCAATTACGTCGAAGTCAAGCGTAATAGGAGTGGTTTATGGATCAAGCATGTTGACGCCATATCATGCTTGAGCATGGATCAAACCCGAGGCCTTCTCTATTCTGCTTCATGGGATAGAACATTTAAG GTATGGAACATTGATAACTCGAAATGCATAGAATCAGTGAAAGCACATGATGATGCTGTGAACTCGGTGGTGATAAGTGTAGAAGGCATAGTATATACAGGATCAGCTGATGGAACAGTGAAGGTTTGGCAGAGGGAAAACTCAGGGAAACACCCCAAACATATATTTGTCCAGACACTTTTGAATCAAGAATGTGCAGTAACAGCACTGGCTGTTAGCAAATCTGGTTCTGTGGTTTATTGCGGTTCATCTGATGGTGTTGTCAATTTTTGGGAACGTGAGAAACAATTGTCACATGGTGGAGTCCTCAAGGGACACAAATTGGCAATTTTGTGCCTTGCAGCTGCTGGGAATTTGGTGCTCAGTGGATCAGCTGATAAAACAATATGTGTTTGGATAAGGGACAAGTCTGTGCACACATTGCTATCTGTTTTAACTGGACATAATGGACCTGTCAAATGTCTAGCAGTTGAGGAGGACAAAGACTCCACTGGAAGTGATCAGAAATGGGTCGTTTATAGTGGAAGTCTTGACAAATCAGTGAAGGTTTGGAGTGTTTCAGAGAAGGCACCCATGATGATGCAGAATAATATGCATGGAGATAATGTCACCTGGAATTCTGTCTCATCTGCTAAATATTGA